In one Elephas maximus indicus isolate mEleMax1 chromosome 9, mEleMax1 primary haplotype, whole genome shotgun sequence genomic region, the following are encoded:
- the SURF6 gene encoding surfeit locus protein 6 isoform X2, which produces MASLLAKDAYLQNLARKICAQPSAEPQKRKRAGQTQDTKAAGPSKKKRKKMQKKFWEQKEKAVEHKAKSLQKSPAASGAKKPVATEEEEASSSTVAPAERWTTDPDSFFALDVLRQRLHEKIQEARGQGSTKELSPAALEKRRRRKQERDRKKRKRKELRAKEKAAKAGKAPEAATEPAPQAPCPEAQQQTGLIFNKMEVDEEEPASKAQRRKEKRQQVKGNLTPLTGRNYRQLLERLQVRRAQLEELRERDAGQAQALEAKMQWTNLLYKAEGVKIRDSEPLLQEALKRKEKRRAQRKRKWEKRTAHVVEKMQQRQDKRRQNLRKKKVAKAERRMEKARKKGRILPQDLERAGLA; this is translated from the exons CTGGTCAAACTCAAGACACAAAAGCTGCCGGGccttcaaaaaagaaaaggaagaaaatgcagaagaaaTTCTGGGAGCAGAAAGAGAAGGCTGTGGAGCACAAGGCCAAGtccctgcagaagtctccagcagCTTCTGGGGCCAAGAAGCCAGTGGCAACAGAAGAGGAGGAGGCCTCCAGCTCCACCGTGGCCCCTGCAG AACGCTGGACCACAGACCCTGACTCTTTCTTTGCCCTCGATGTGCTTCGGCAGCGGCTGCATGAGAAGATACAGGAGGCCCGGGGCCAG GGCAGCACCAAGGAGCTGTCCCCTGCTGCTCTGGAGAAGAGGCGCCGGAGGAAGCAGGAGCGGGACCGGAAGAAGAGGAAGCGGAAGGAGCTGAGAGCGAAGGAGAAGGCGGCTAAGGCCGGGAAGGCCCCTGAGGCGGCTACTGAGCCAGCCCCCCAGGCGCCCTGCCCAGAGGCGCAGCAGCAGACGGGGCTGATATTCAATAAG ATGGAGGTGGATGAGGAGGAGCCGGCCAGCAAGGCGCAGCGGCGCAAGGAGAAGAGGCAGCAGGTGAAAGGCAACCTGACGCCCCTGACGGGCAGGAATTACCGGCAGCTGCTGGAGCGGCTGCAGGTGCGGCGGGCACAGCTGGAGGAGCTGCGGGAGCGGGATGCGGGGCAGGCTCAGGCGCTAGAGGCCAAGATGCAGTGGACCAACCTGCTGTACAAGGCGGAGGGCGTGAAGATCCGCGACAGCGAGCCGCTGCTGCAGGAGGCCCTCAAGCGCAAGGAGAAGCGGCGGGCACAGCGGAAGCGCAAGTGGGAGAAGCGCACAGCGCATGTCGTCGAGAAGATGCAGCAGCGGCAGGACAAGCGGCGGCAGAACCTGCGCAAGAAGAAGGTGGCCAAGGCCGAGCGGCGCATGGAGAAGGCCCGCAAGAAGGGCCGGATCCTGCCCCAGGACCTCGAGCGGGCCGGCCTGGCCTGA
- the SURF6 gene encoding surfeit locus protein 6 isoform X1: protein MASLLAKDAYLQNLARKICAQPSAEPQKRKRAGQTQDTKAAGPSKKKRKKMQKKFWEQKEKAVEHKAKSLQKSPAASGAKKPVATEEEEASSSTVAPAAERWTTDPDSFFALDVLRQRLHEKIQEARGQGSTKELSPAALEKRRRRKQERDRKKRKRKELRAKEKAAKAGKAPEAATEPAPQAPCPEAQQQTGLIFNKMEVDEEEPASKAQRRKEKRQQVKGNLTPLTGRNYRQLLERLQVRRAQLEELRERDAGQAQALEAKMQWTNLLYKAEGVKIRDSEPLLQEALKRKEKRRAQRKRKWEKRTAHVVEKMQQRQDKRRQNLRKKKVAKAERRMEKARKKGRILPQDLERAGLA from the exons CTGGTCAAACTCAAGACACAAAAGCTGCCGGGccttcaaaaaagaaaaggaagaaaatgcagaagaaaTTCTGGGAGCAGAAAGAGAAGGCTGTGGAGCACAAGGCCAAGtccctgcagaagtctccagcagCTTCTGGGGCCAAGAAGCCAGTGGCAACAGAAGAGGAGGAGGCCTCCAGCTCCACCGTGGCCCCTGCAG CAGAACGCTGGACCACAGACCCTGACTCTTTCTTTGCCCTCGATGTGCTTCGGCAGCGGCTGCATGAGAAGATACAGGAGGCCCGGGGCCAG GGCAGCACCAAGGAGCTGTCCCCTGCTGCTCTGGAGAAGAGGCGCCGGAGGAAGCAGGAGCGGGACCGGAAGAAGAGGAAGCGGAAGGAGCTGAGAGCGAAGGAGAAGGCGGCTAAGGCCGGGAAGGCCCCTGAGGCGGCTACTGAGCCAGCCCCCCAGGCGCCCTGCCCAGAGGCGCAGCAGCAGACGGGGCTGATATTCAATAAG ATGGAGGTGGATGAGGAGGAGCCGGCCAGCAAGGCGCAGCGGCGCAAGGAGAAGAGGCAGCAGGTGAAAGGCAACCTGACGCCCCTGACGGGCAGGAATTACCGGCAGCTGCTGGAGCGGCTGCAGGTGCGGCGGGCACAGCTGGAGGAGCTGCGGGAGCGGGATGCGGGGCAGGCTCAGGCGCTAGAGGCCAAGATGCAGTGGACCAACCTGCTGTACAAGGCGGAGGGCGTGAAGATCCGCGACAGCGAGCCGCTGCTGCAGGAGGCCCTCAAGCGCAAGGAGAAGCGGCGGGCACAGCGGAAGCGCAAGTGGGAGAAGCGCACAGCGCATGTCGTCGAGAAGATGCAGCAGCGGCAGGACAAGCGGCGGCAGAACCTGCGCAAGAAGAAGGTGGCCAAGGCCGAGCGGCGCATGGAGAAGGCCCGCAAGAAGGGCCGGATCCTGCCCCAGGACCTCGAGCGGGCCGGCCTGGCCTGA